Proteins from a single region of Flavobacterium sp. K5-23:
- the mfd gene encoding transcription-repair coupling factor: MSKSVLYTIYDKSPKIQQIVKGLQENNSIKMHLDGLLGSAVSFVIQAIFKKAEAPFLVVLNNKEEAAYYLNDLEQMVGDQDVLFYPGSYRRPYQIEETDNANVLLRAEVLNRINSRKKPAIIVSYPEALFEKVVTRKELDKNTLKVSVGDKISIDFINEVLFEYEFKRVDFITEPGEFSVRGGIVDVFSFSNDNPYRIEFFGDEVESIRSFDVATQLSLEIQKKITIIPNVENKIFQENRESFLDYISEKTVIFIQNTEDLLAQLDTHFAKAEEAFEKLSKDIKHATPDQLFLNQAAFVKRALDFSIVELSAKPVYKIAKKFEFHIQPQPSFNKQFDLLLNNLNDNHFNGYKNYLFCSNENQAKRFHDIFETVLDENFIQKSKADETVLDHQSKTIKTREKTLDEANSENIRKQYNTIVLPLYQGFIDEENQIACYTDHQIFERYHKFNIKSGYSKKQNITLKELTTLSVGDYVTHIDHGIGRFGGLQKIQVEGKTQETIKLVYADNDIVYVSIHSLHKISKYTGKDGTPPKIYKLGSNAWKVLKQKTKARVKHIAFNLIQLYAKRRLDKGFQFAPDSYLQNELESSFIYEDTPDQTKSTAEVKADMESDRPMDRLVCGDVGFGKTEVAIRAAFKAVDNSKQVAILVPTTILAYQHYRTFTERLKDMPVSIGYLNRFRTAKQKAETLKALAEGKLDIVIGTHQLVNKNVVFKDLGLLIVDEEQKFGVNVKDKLKTIAANVDTLTLTATPIPRTLQFSLMAARDLSVITTPPPNRYPIETNVVGFSEELIRDAISYEIQRNGQVFFINNRIENIKEVAGMIQRLVPNAKVGIGHGQMEGRKLEELMLAFMNGEFDVLVATTIIESGLDVPNANTIFINNANNFGLSDLHQMRGRVGRSNKKAFCYFICPPYSAMTDDARKRIQALEQFSELGSGFNIAMKDLEIRGAGDLLGGEQSGFINEIGFDTYQKIMNEAIEELKENEFKELYPTENNIETKEYVKDLQIDTDFELLFSDEYINNISERLNLYNELGAIKNEEDLQLFQKKLIDRFGPMPPRAIALMNSIRIKWIASSIGIEKLVMKQGKMIGYFVSDQQSDYYQSNRFLAVMQFVQTQSAICKIKEKQTPNGLRLLLTFDNVKSTRRALELMEMLGGK; the protein is encoded by the coding sequence TTGAGTAAATCTGTCTTATATACTATCTACGATAAATCGCCTAAAATCCAACAGATTGTTAAGGGATTACAAGAGAATAATTCGATAAAAATGCATCTTGATGGTTTGTTGGGATCTGCAGTTTCATTTGTTATTCAGGCCATTTTTAAAAAAGCCGAAGCCCCATTTTTAGTTGTTTTAAACAATAAAGAGGAAGCCGCTTACTACTTGAATGATTTGGAGCAAATGGTTGGTGACCAAGATGTTTTGTTTTACCCTGGTTCCTATCGTCGTCCGTACCAAATTGAAGAAACGGATAACGCGAATGTTTTGCTTCGAGCCGAAGTGCTCAACAGAATCAATTCCCGTAAAAAACCGGCAATTATCGTCAGTTATCCTGAGGCCCTTTTTGAGAAAGTGGTGACTCGGAAGGAGCTCGACAAAAACACGCTAAAAGTATCTGTAGGAGACAAGATTTCTATTGATTTTATCAATGAAGTTTTATTCGAATATGAATTTAAAAGAGTCGATTTCATTACAGAACCGGGTGAATTTTCTGTTCGTGGAGGAATCGTCGATGTTTTTTCTTTTTCGAATGATAATCCGTACCGTATCGAGTTTTTTGGTGATGAAGTGGAGAGCATTCGAAGCTTTGATGTAGCGACTCAATTGTCATTGGAAATCCAAAAAAAGATTACCATTATTCCCAATGTGGAAAACAAAATATTTCAGGAAAACAGAGAGAGTTTCTTGGATTACATTTCGGAGAAAACCGTAATTTTCATTCAAAATACCGAAGATTTATTAGCACAATTAGACACCCATTTTGCCAAAGCCGAAGAAGCTTTCGAAAAATTGTCTAAGGATATTAAACACGCCACACCAGATCAATTGTTCCTGAATCAAGCTGCTTTTGTTAAAAGAGCGTTGGATTTCTCGATTGTGGAACTGAGTGCTAAGCCTGTTTATAAAATTGCAAAGAAATTTGAATTTCACATTCAGCCGCAGCCGTCCTTCAATAAACAGTTTGATTTGTTGCTGAATAATCTGAACGACAACCATTTTAACGGTTACAAGAATTATTTGTTTTGTTCGAATGAAAATCAGGCGAAACGCTTTCACGATATTTTTGAAACCGTCTTAGATGAAAATTTCATTCAGAAAAGTAAAGCTGATGAGACGGTTCTTGACCACCAATCAAAAACAATAAAAACGAGGGAAAAAACCTTAGATGAAGCCAACTCGGAGAACATTCGAAAACAATACAACACCATCGTTTTGCCTTTGTACCAAGGTTTTATTGATGAGGAAAACCAAATTGCCTGCTATACGGATCACCAGATTTTTGAACGCTATCATAAATTCAACATCAAAAGTGGTTATTCGAAAAAGCAAAACATCACTTTAAAAGAATTGACTACTTTGTCCGTTGGGGATTATGTAACGCATATCGACCACGGAATAGGGCGTTTTGGTGGATTGCAAAAAATACAAGTTGAGGGTAAAACGCAGGAAACTATTAAGCTGGTTTATGCAGATAATGATATTGTATATGTGAGTATTCATTCGCTTCACAAAATCTCAAAATATACCGGTAAAGACGGAACTCCGCCCAAGATTTACAAATTAGGTTCGAATGCTTGGAAAGTTTTAAAACAAAAAACCAAAGCACGTGTTAAACATATTGCCTTCAATTTGATTCAGCTTTACGCCAAAAGAAGATTGGACAAAGGTTTTCAGTTTGCGCCCGATAGCTATTTGCAAAACGAACTGGAAAGTTCGTTTATATATGAAGATACGCCGGATCAAACGAAATCGACAGCCGAAGTAAAAGCGGATATGGAAAGCGATAGACCAATGGATCGCTTGGTATGTGGTGATGTAGGTTTTGGAAAAACAGAAGTAGCGATTCGTGCCGCTTTTAAAGCCGTTGATAATAGTAAACAAGTGGCGATATTGGTCCCAACAACTATTTTGGCCTACCAGCATTACCGCACTTTTACGGAAAGGTTGAAAGATATGCCGGTTTCTATTGGTTATTTAAACCGCTTTAGAACAGCCAAGCAAAAAGCAGAAACCTTAAAAGCATTGGCCGAAGGGAAACTCGATATCGTCATAGGAACCCATCAATTGGTCAATAAAAATGTAGTCTTTAAAGATTTGGGATTACTGATTGTGGATGAGGAACAAAAGTTTGGTGTAAACGTAAAAGACAAATTAAAGACAATAGCTGCCAATGTCGACACATTGACGTTGACTGCAACACCTATCCCAAGAACCTTGCAGTTTTCGTTAATGGCGGCCCGGGATTTATCCGTAATTACGACACCTCCGCCAAATCGTTATCCTATCGAAACGAATGTAGTTGGTTTTAGCGAAGAGCTGATTCGAGATGCGATTTCGTATGAAATTCAGCGTAACGGTCAGGTTTTCTTTATTAATAACCGAATTGAGAATATTAAGGAAGTGGCCGGAATGATTCAGCGATTAGTGCCTAATGCAAAAGTAGGAATTGGTCACGGACAGATGGAGGGAAGAAAACTCGAAGAACTTATGCTGGCTTTTATGAATGGAGAGTTTGATGTATTAGTCGCGACTACCATAATCGAAAGCGGGTTAGATGTTCCAAATGCAAATACCATTTTCATCAATAACGCCAATAATTTCGGACTGTCAGATTTGCATCAAATGCGGGGTCGTGTGGGACGTAGCAATAAGAAAGCATTTTGTTATTTTATTTGTCCTCCCTATTCAGCAATGACAGATGATGCCAGAAAAAGAATTCAAGCTTTGGAACAGTTCAGTGAACTGGGAAGTGGATTTAATATTGCGATGAAAGATTTGGAGATTCGTGGAGCTGGAGATTTATTAGGAGGAGAACAATCTGGTTTTATCAACGAAATAGGTTTTGACACTTATCAAAAGATAATGAACGAGGCGATCGAAGAATTGAAAGAAAACGAATTCAAAGAATTGTACCCTACGGAGAATAATATTGAGACTAAGGAATACGTAAAAGACCTGCAAATCGACACCGACTTTGAGTTGCTGTTTTCAGACGAATACATCAATAATATTAGCGAACGTTTGAATTTGTATAACGAATTGGGCGCTATTAAAAACGAAGAAGATTTACAGCTTTTCCAGAAAAAATTAATTGACCGTTTTGGGCCTATGCCACCACGTGCGATTGCTTTAATGAACAGCATCCGAATTAAGTGGATTGCCAGCAGCATAGGAATTGAGAAACTGGTAATGAAACAAGGAAAGATGATTGGTTATTTTGTATCAGATCAACAGTCCGATTATTACCAATCAAACCGTTTCTTGGCCGTTATGCAGTTTGTTCAAACCCAAAGTGCCATTTGCAAAATAAAAGAAAAACAAACTCCAAACGGATTGCGATTACTTTTGACTTTTGACAATGTAAAATCTACCAGAAGAGCCTTGGAATTGATGGAAATGTTGGGAGGTAAATAA
- a CDS encoding aminotransferase class III-fold pyridoxal phosphate-dependent enzyme has product MTFSEATIQHLVKEHYGLTVTVKSLSGYDELNFLLSNEKKEKYILKISNESHPFPFLEAQVKIIQHLTNSAISDRFQHFSINKQGQELTKIVVDSKTYYLRILNFLEGVFWVEKEAKSTELFYNLGCFMGNMDHVLQDFSHPAMHRNYTWDISRASEANDSLKHIPDHEKRRIAGYFLLQFDTEVLPQIHHLRHAYIHNDANDYNLLVQDNRVSGLIDFGDMVYTALINNLAITCAYAMLGEEDPLAVAALIVEGYHKSYALTKQELDLLYYLIAGRLCISVTQSAYNASLDSNNEHHFITDKPAWALLFELIKINPIKAQDAFRRACGFEGVINDDDYADLLEIRQKKVGRNLSIGYKDKLKIVKGALQYIYDDKGRTFVDCVNNPSHVGHCHPVVVRRMQKQIATLNTNTRYLNDTIIEYAEKLTATLPPALSVCYFVNSGSEANDLAIRMSRHYTKQKDLIVLDHAYHGTSTVAMEMSPYKFDGKGGFGKMPWIHKAINPDLYRGPYKYGDANAGEKYAADVQRIIEDLKKEGKAPAVFICETLLGVGGQIPLPENYLKTTYEYVRAAGGVCIADEVQVGFGRIGDYFWGFELQNVVPDIVVLGKPIGNGHPLAAVIVTNEIADAFNNGMEYFNTFGGNPVSMTAGLAVLDVIQEEEMQQHALEVGNHLMDGLRNLMEKYPIISDVRGRGLFIGAEMVKDRHTMEPAVSEIDIVVEKMKEKGYLLSTDGPLHNVLKIKPPMPFNKQNADEMVQFLDIALSEL; this is encoded by the coding sequence ATGACTTTTTCAGAAGCAACAATTCAACACTTAGTAAAAGAACATTACGGATTAACAGTAACCGTGAAATCATTAAGTGGGTATGATGAATTAAATTTTCTTTTATCGAATGAAAAAAAAGAAAAATACATTCTAAAAATATCCAATGAGAGTCATCCGTTTCCTTTTTTAGAGGCACAGGTTAAAATCATTCAGCATCTAACAAACAGTGCAATTTCAGATCGTTTTCAACACTTTTCAATCAATAAACAAGGCCAAGAATTAACCAAAATAGTGGTGGATTCAAAAACCTATTATCTACGAATTCTAAACTTCTTGGAAGGAGTTTTTTGGGTTGAAAAAGAAGCTAAATCAACTGAATTATTTTACAATTTAGGCTGCTTTATGGGGAATATGGATCATGTTCTTCAGGATTTTTCCCATCCGGCAATGCATCGCAATTATACATGGGACATCAGTAGAGCCAGTGAAGCCAATGACAGTCTAAAACACATTCCAGATCACGAAAAAAGACGCATTGCAGGCTATTTCCTGCTACAGTTTGACACAGAAGTACTGCCGCAAATACATCATTTACGACACGCTTACATTCATAACGATGCCAATGATTACAACCTATTAGTTCAAGATAACCGAGTGAGCGGTTTAATTGATTTTGGTGACATGGTTTACACTGCACTTATCAACAACTTGGCGATAACTTGTGCCTATGCGATGCTTGGCGAAGAGGACCCATTAGCCGTTGCTGCTTTGATTGTAGAGGGATACCATAAATCCTATGCGCTTACCAAACAGGAATTGGATTTATTGTATTATTTGATAGCGGGAAGACTTTGTATCAGCGTAACACAATCTGCTTATAATGCTTCGTTAGACAGCAACAATGAGCATCATTTTATCACTGATAAACCAGCCTGGGCTTTATTGTTCGAACTTATAAAAATCAACCCAATCAAGGCACAAGATGCGTTTCGAAGAGCCTGTGGTTTTGAAGGTGTAATCAATGATGATGATTATGCCGATTTATTGGAAATTCGTCAAAAAAAGGTAGGTCGAAATTTGAGCATTGGCTACAAAGACAAATTGAAAATTGTTAAAGGAGCCTTGCAATATATTTACGATGATAAAGGAAGAACCTTTGTTGATTGTGTAAACAATCCTTCACATGTAGGGCATTGCCATCCTGTTGTGGTTCGAAGAATGCAAAAACAAATTGCCACTTTAAACACGAACACTCGATATTTAAACGACACGATAATAGAATATGCCGAAAAACTTACTGCAACATTACCACCCGCTTTAAGTGTGTGCTATTTTGTGAATTCGGGTAGTGAGGCTAATGATCTGGCGATAAGAATGAGCCGTCATTACACCAAACAAAAAGATCTTATCGTACTGGATCATGCGTATCACGGAACCTCAACAGTTGCTATGGAAATGAGTCCGTATAAATTTGATGGCAAGGGCGGTTTTGGTAAAATGCCTTGGATTCATAAAGCCATTAATCCCGATTTATACAGAGGTCCTTATAAATATGGTGACGCAAATGCAGGCGAAAAATATGCCGCCGATGTGCAACGAATCATCGAAGATTTAAAAAAAGAAGGAAAAGCACCAGCTGTTTTTATCTGCGAAACCCTATTGGGTGTTGGTGGACAAATTCCGCTTCCGGAAAATTATTTAAAAACGACTTATGAATATGTGCGAGCCGCAGGCGGTGTGTGTATTGCTGATGAAGTTCAAGTTGGTTTTGGAAGAATAGGCGATTATTTCTGGGGATTCGAATTGCAAAATGTAGTGCCAGATATTGTGGTTTTAGGGAAACCAATAGGAAATGGTCATCCGTTAGCCGCTGTTATTGTCACTAATGAAATTGCTGATGCTTTCAATAACGGAATGGAATATTTCAACACCTTTGGCGGAAATCCTGTTTCTATGACTGCCGGTTTAGCGGTCCTGGATGTGATTCAGGAGGAGGAAATGCAACAACACGCACTTGAAGTGGGGAATCACCTAATGGATGGATTGCGGAATTTAATGGAAAAATATCCGATTATTAGCGACGTTCGAGGACGTGGATTATTTATTGGTGCGGAGATGGTGAAAGACCGACACACAATGGAACCAGCAGTCTCTGAAATTGACATCGTAGTAGAAAAAATGAAAGAGAAAGGATATTTATTGAGCACTGATGGACCTTTACACAACGTTTTAAAAATAAAACCGCCGATGCCTTTCAACAAACAAAATGCCGATGAAATGGTACAGTTTTTAGATATCGCTCTTAGTGAGTTGTAG
- a CDS encoding trehalase family glycosidase: MYKKEPFYILIFFFIIQGSFAQTTFTNLELSKNSLNYKGNPKNATDRKSLAFSDKGAWFGFGFLEPSEIQGGFSGPFLMTEQNGVWLSSSLISLHLIDDNQQELINWKTALVNQNSYNSHLKQEFRNEKLEMKQQLVFSSGHSAIQKTSITNRTSKTITINPVFDSKIYLDNIQLFKEGQILKLISTKSNAVGYVQFFNENIEIEITKQGFTAKAKKLTLKPNETKEIVVSQTYIFPQYDWKKEKGNLAKIKFNTILKDTKKEKENQLTQLIAKKKTRYKGAEYSVFLAKLILTLQNNTRIPAEGLKHEGLFPSYHYEWFHGFWAWDSWKHAAAVAHFNPKLAKDQMRALFDYQEPNGFIPDCIYRDTLIEPNNYRNTKSPLAAWAVWEIYKQTKDLNFIKEFYPKLKKYHFWWYKERDHDQDGLCEFGSTDGTLVAGKWESGMDNAVRFDNSKTLKNGEHAYSLDQESVDLNSFLYAEKNYLAKMAKVLKLESEEKNWTEESAKLKNQIQTQFWDANTGWFYDTSIDGKNIITDMGCEGFLPLWAEVATREQAKSIKDNLLNPDIFNTFVPLPTLAANQAKFNPANGYWRGPIWLDQSYFGINGLEKYGYQNEANQLAHKLIHNAEGALEKGKSIRENYHPTTGKGLEAENFSWSAAHYLMLLLKN, encoded by the coding sequence ATGTACAAAAAAGAACCCTTTTATATTCTTATTTTCTTTTTTATAATACAAGGTAGTTTTGCACAAACGACATTTACAAACTTAGAATTAAGCAAAAACAGCTTAAATTATAAAGGAAACCCAAAGAATGCAACCGATAGAAAATCTTTAGCATTTTCTGACAAAGGGGCTTGGTTTGGATTTGGATTTCTTGAACCATCGGAAATTCAAGGCGGTTTTTCAGGTCCTTTTTTAATGACCGAACAAAATGGAGTCTGGTTAAGTTCTTCCTTGATTTCATTACATCTTATTGATGACAATCAACAAGAACTTATCAATTGGAAAACTGCTTTGGTAAATCAAAATAGCTACAACAGCCATTTAAAACAAGAATTTCGAAATGAAAAATTAGAGATGAAACAACAACTTGTTTTTTCATCGGGTCATTCAGCAATTCAAAAAACGAGCATCACAAATCGAACTTCAAAAACAATAACAATAAACCCCGTTTTTGATTCAAAAATATACCTAGATAACATTCAACTTTTTAAAGAAGGGCAAATTTTAAAATTAATTTCCACAAAAAGTAATGCGGTTGGCTATGTTCAGTTTTTTAATGAAAATATCGAAATTGAAATTACAAAACAAGGCTTTACAGCAAAAGCAAAAAAACTAACGTTAAAACCAAATGAAACCAAAGAAATAGTGGTATCACAAACCTATATTTTCCCGCAATACGATTGGAAAAAGGAAAAGGGAAATTTGGCAAAAATAAAATTCAACACTATTTTAAAGGACACAAAAAAAGAAAAAGAAAATCAGCTAACCCAGTTAATCGCAAAAAAGAAAACTAGATACAAAGGAGCGGAGTATTCCGTTTTCTTAGCGAAATTAATTCTTACTTTACAAAATAACACTAGAATTCCTGCCGAAGGATTGAAACACGAAGGCCTTTTTCCTAGTTATCATTATGAATGGTTTCACGGTTTCTGGGCTTGGGACAGCTGGAAACATGCCGCAGCAGTAGCCCATTTCAATCCAAAATTAGCTAAAGACCAAATGCGTGCTTTGTTTGACTATCAAGAACCAAATGGCTTTATTCCGGATTGTATTTATAGAGACACTTTAATTGAACCCAATAATTACAGAAACACAAAATCTCCCCTTGCAGCTTGGGCCGTTTGGGAAATTTATAAACAAACCAAAGACCTCAACTTTATAAAAGAATTTTATCCAAAACTAAAAAAATACCATTTTTGGTGGTACAAAGAAAGAGATCACGACCAAGATGGGCTGTGTGAATTTGGTTCAACCGATGGTACATTAGTCGCTGGTAAATGGGAAAGCGGAATGGATAATGCCGTACGATTTGACAACAGTAAAACATTGAAAAATGGGGAACACGCCTATTCATTAGACCAAGAAAGCGTGGATTTAAATTCCTTTTTATATGCCGAAAAAAACTATTTAGCCAAGATGGCGAAAGTCTTGAAATTAGAAAGCGAAGAAAAAAACTGGACTGAAGAAAGTGCCAAATTAAAAAATCAAATTCAAACTCAATTTTGGGATGCCAATACTGGCTGGTTTTATGATACTTCAATCGATGGGAAAAATATCATAACCGATATGGGTTGTGAAGGTTTTTTACCGCTTTGGGCAGAAGTTGCTACTAGGGAACAAGCAAAATCCATAAAAGACAACTTACTCAATCCGGACATTTTCAATACTTTTGTTCCTTTACCAACCTTGGCAGCAAACCAAGCAAAATTCAATCCTGCTAACGGCTACTGGAGAGGACCAATCTGGTTGGACCAAAGTTATTTTGGGATCAATGGACTGGAAAAATACGGGTATCAAAACGAAGCAAATCAACTGGCTCATAAACTCATTCACAATGCCGAAGGAGCATTGGAAAAAGGAAAATCCATTCGGGAAAACTACCATCCTACTACTGGAAAAGGATTAGAAGCCGAAAATTTTAGTTGGTCAGCAGCCCATTACTTAATGTTACTTTTAAAAAACTAG
- a CDS encoding beta-galactosidase, which produces MNNQNTLVAKFILSLLFIAGCHSTSLFAQEKKATATTKKDPKSFFAKPDLMQIGVYYYPEQWPREQWERDLKNIKKLGFEFTHFAEFAWTYMEPEEGKYDFKWLDEALAIAEKEGLKVILCTPTPTPPAWMGDKHPEIYLVDANGRRREHGNRANVSVTNEKYREYTDQIVSELGKRYGKNKNIMGWQIDNEPLATADFSPSARKAFQIWLKAKYGTIEKLNTEWVGNFWSTRYNNFEQIILPNAEIYFEDKLSPHAILDFKRFTSDAQADYLNRQAEILRKHIDSKQWITTNFTNVIYDADPRSADKMDFITYTMYPVSGQNHLGGDNFRMGSPNKIYEANDYYRSINGVTGVMELQPGQVNWAGINPQLLPGTVHMWISQAFGGGCSFTCTYRYRHPLGSSEMYHDGIVGTDGVTLTTGGKEFVEAIQDMKLLRKEYDPKALLPQNTAKRKTGFLWSHENLWDLENQKQTKFWNTWKHRNTYTAAIKSTGAPMDFITEEDNFADYPFIVAPAYQLIDQKIVAKWQKYVENGGNLILSCRTGQKDKNGHFFEANWSAPIVPLIGADVDFFDMLITDVNGIVKAGENNYQWNTWADVLTPKKGTEILATYEDQFYKGKAAAVTRKLGKGTVTYIGVESNDGNLERQIVRTVYSRANVAIEDLPKGVFIEWRDGFYVGVNYTNEPINLPIPKGNKILIGQNPLLPAQAVIWK; this is translated from the coding sequence ATGAATAATCAGAATACGTTAGTAGCCAAATTTATACTCTCTCTTCTATTTATAGCTGGTTGTCATTCGACTTCCTTATTTGCGCAAGAAAAAAAGGCAACAGCGACAACCAAAAAAGACCCAAAATCCTTTTTCGCTAAACCTGATTTAATGCAAATTGGGGTGTATTATTATCCCGAACAGTGGCCAAGAGAACAATGGGAACGGGATTTGAAAAACATTAAAAAACTAGGATTTGAATTCACCCATTTTGCTGAATTTGCTTGGACTTACATGGAACCCGAAGAAGGGAAATATGATTTTAAATGGCTTGATGAGGCGCTGGCTATAGCCGAAAAAGAAGGTTTAAAGGTAATTCTTTGCACCCCAACGCCAACCCCTCCGGCATGGATGGGCGATAAACACCCCGAAATCTATTTGGTGGATGCTAATGGTCGTCGAAGGGAACATGGCAATAGAGCTAATGTATCTGTGACTAATGAAAAATACCGCGAATATACGGATCAGATTGTGTCTGAATTAGGGAAACGATACGGCAAAAATAAAAACATTATGGGCTGGCAAATCGATAATGAACCTTTGGCTACTGCCGATTTCAGTCCTTCGGCACGCAAAGCATTTCAAATTTGGCTTAAAGCCAAATACGGAACTATTGAAAAATTAAATACAGAATGGGTTGGGAATTTTTGGAGCACCCGTTATAATAACTTTGAACAAATAATTCTGCCCAATGCTGAAATTTATTTTGAAGATAAACTAAGTCCGCATGCTATTTTAGATTTCAAAAGATTCACTTCTGATGCCCAAGCAGATTACCTAAACAGACAGGCGGAAATCCTTCGAAAACACATCGATTCAAAACAATGGATAACCACCAATTTTACCAATGTCATTTATGATGCAGACCCACGAAGTGCCGATAAAATGGATTTCATTACTTATACCATGTATCCTGTAAGCGGACAAAACCATCTTGGAGGCGACAATTTTAGAATGGGATCCCCAAATAAAATCTATGAAGCCAACGATTATTACCGTTCCATAAATGGCGTTACTGGAGTGATGGAATTACAGCCGGGACAAGTAAACTGGGCGGGAATCAATCCTCAATTATTGCCGGGAACGGTGCATATGTGGATTTCACAAGCCTTTGGTGGCGGATGTTCTTTTACCTGTACGTACAGATACAGACACCCACTGGGAAGTAGCGAAATGTACCATGACGGAATAGTAGGAACTGATGGAGTTACCCTTACAACAGGCGGGAAAGAATTTGTGGAGGCGATACAAGACATGAAATTATTGCGAAAAGAATACGATCCGAAAGCGCTTCTTCCTCAAAATACCGCCAAAAGAAAAACGGGATTTTTATGGAGCCATGAAAATCTTTGGGATTTGGAAAACCAAAAACAAACTAAATTTTGGAACACTTGGAAACACAGAAACACCTATACTGCTGCCATAAAATCTACTGGAGCCCCAATGGATTTTATCACTGAAGAAGATAATTTTGCTGACTATCCGTTTATTGTGGCACCCGCTTACCAGCTTATCGATCAAAAAATAGTCGCAAAATGGCAAAAATATGTAGAAAATGGCGGGAACTTAATCTTATCTTGTCGTACGGGACAAAAAGATAAAAACGGACACTTTTTTGAAGCCAATTGGAGTGCTCCTATTGTACCGCTAATTGGTGCTGATGTTGACTTTTTTGATATGTTAATCACAGATGTAAACGGAATTGTGAAAGCGGGAGAAAACAACTACCAATGGAATACTTGGGCAGATGTATTAACCCCTAAAAAAGGAACGGAGATTTTAGCGACCTACGAAGATCAATTTTACAAAGGAAAAGCAGCAGCTGTTACACGAAAATTAGGCAAAGGAACCGTTACTTATATCGGGGTGGAAAGTAACGATGGAAACTTAGAAAGACAAATTGTACGCACCGTTTACTCTCGAGCCAATGTGGCAATTGAAGATTTACCAAAAGGCGTTTTCATAGAATGGCGAGATGGTTTTTATGTGGGTGTGAATTACACTAACGAGCCAATAAATCTGCCTATTCCCAAGGGAAACAAAATACTGATTGGTCAAAACCCTTTACTGCCCGCACAAGCTGTAATTTGGAAATAA